One segment of Rosa chinensis cultivar Old Blush chromosome 6, RchiOBHm-V2, whole genome shotgun sequence DNA contains the following:
- the LOC112172826 gene encoding pheophytinase, chloroplastic isoform X1, with protein MQIRIQMLLLFFLFTASAPPFLTGADKPIGFSYTMEKWAELILDFLDEVVQKPTVLIGNSVGSLACVISASESKKGLVRGLVLLNCSGGMNNKAIVDDWRIKLLFPLLMLIDFLLKQRPIASFIFERVRQRESLRNILSSVYANKESVDEELVEIIMEPTSDPGALDAFVSIVTGPPGPNPVQLMPGLSLPILVLWGDEDPFTPLDGPVGKYFTSLPSQKSNVSLSILQGVGHCPHDDRPKLVHDKLLPWLDNLSIENSVV; from the exons ATGCAAATCCGAATCCAAATGCTCCTCCTATTCTTCTTGTTCACGGCTTCGGCGCCTCCGTTCCTCACTGGCGCAG ATAAGCCGATAGGCTTTTCATACACCATGGAGAAATGGGCTGAG TTAATCTTGGATTTTTTGGATGAAGTTGTTCAGAAGCCTACTGTTTTAATAGGCAACTCTGTGGGAAGCCTTGCATGTGTAATCTCTGCCTCAG AATCTAAAAAGGGACTGGTTCGAGGGCTAGTGCTTTTGAATTGCTCTGGTGGGATGAATAACAAGGCCATTGTTGATGATTGGAGGATCAAGCTGCTCTTCCCTTTGCTCATGCTAATTGATTTCTTGTTGAAGCAACGACCTATTGCTTCCTTCATTTTTGAGCGTGTTAGACAGAG GGAAAGTTTAAGAAATATCTTATCATCTGTTTACGCCAACAAAGAATCTGTGGATGAAGAATTAGTAGAG ATCATAATGGAACCAACAAGTGACCCAGGTGCACTGGACGCTTTTGTCTCGATCGTAACAGGCCCACCAGGACCAAACCCGGTCCAGTTAATGCCAGGCCTCTCCCTACCGATTCTAGTCCTATGGGGAGATGAAGACCCGTTCACTCCACTCGATGGGCCTGTTGGCAAATACTTCACTTCCTTACCTTCTCAGAAATCGAATGTGAGCCTCTCCATTTTACAAGGAGTTGGGCACTGCCCCCACGATGACAGGCCTAAGTTGGTCCACGACAAACTTCTTCCCTGGTTGGATAATCTTTCTATAGAAAATTCAGTTGTATGA
- the LOC112172826 gene encoding pheophytinase, chloroplastic isoform X2: MPSKSENSDRNHRMGVTVISPHSLPQYLHLQQSIPNQKAVKTSCLLSYGRRGGVLLGQNNHPDPTTVNSITTVPAMKLNSSSSSIAAEATSTGAAAAADDVVLELELGEIKDKYVKWKWKGQYAINYIVSHPEDANPNPNAPPILLVHGFGASVPHWRRNIKTLAKHYTVYAIDLIGFGASDKPIGFSYTMEKWAELILDFLDEVVQKPTVLIGNSVGSLACVISASESKKGLVRGLVLLNCSGGMNNKAIVDDWRIKLLFPLLMLIDFLLKQRPIASFIFERVRQRESLRNILSSVYANKESVDEELVEIIMEPTSDPGALDAFVSIVTGPPGPNPVQLMPGLSLPILVLWGDEDPFTPLDGPVGKYFTSLPSQKSNVSLSILQGVGHCPHDDRPKLVHDKLLPWLDNLSIENSVV, encoded by the exons ATGCCATCTAAGAGTGAGAATTCAGATAGAAACCATAGGATGGGGGTGACGGTAATATCTCCCCATTCATTGCCACAATATTTGCATTTACAGCAGTCGATACCAAACCAGAAAGCAGTAAAAACTAGTTGTTTGCTTAGCTATGGTAGACGAGGAGGAGTCTTGCTTGGTCAAAACAACCATCCAGACCCGACCACCGTTAATAGTATCACTACTGTTCCCGCCATGAAACTTAACTCATCATCATCTAGTATTGCAGCAGAGGCAACTAGTACTGGTGCCGCGGCCGCCGCCGACGATGTAGTGTTGGAATTGGAGCTGGGAGAGATTAAGGACAAGTACGTGAAGTGGAAGTGGAAGGGTCAGTACGCCATCAACTACATTGTTTCACATCCAGAAGATGCAAATCCGAATCCAAATGCTCCTCCTATTCTTCTTGTTCACGGCTTCGGCGCCTCCGTTCCTCACTGGCGCAG AAATATTAAGACATTGGCGAAGCATTATACAGTTTATGCTATTGACCTGATTGGCTTTGGTGCCTCAGATAAGCCGATAGGCTTTTCATACACCATGGAGAAATGGGCTGAG TTAATCTTGGATTTTTTGGATGAAGTTGTTCAGAAGCCTACTGTTTTAATAGGCAACTCTGTGGGAAGCCTTGCATGTGTAATCTCTGCCTCAG AATCTAAAAAGGGACTGGTTCGAGGGCTAGTGCTTTTGAATTGCTCTGGTGGGATGAATAACAAGGCCATTGTTGATGATTGGAGGATCAAGCTGCTCTTCCCTTTGCTCATGCTAATTGATTTCTTGTTGAAGCAACGACCTATTGCTTCCTTCATTTTTGAGCGTGTTAGACAGAG GGAAAGTTTAAGAAATATCTTATCATCTGTTTACGCCAACAAAGAATCTGTGGATGAAGAATTAGTAGAG ATCATAATGGAACCAACAAGTGACCCAGGTGCACTGGACGCTTTTGTCTCGATCGTAACAGGCCCACCAGGACCAAACCCGGTCCAGTTAATGCCAGGCCTCTCCCTACCGATTCTAGTCCTATGGGGAGATGAAGACCCGTTCACTCCACTCGATGGGCCTGTTGGCAAATACTTCACTTCCTTACCTTCTCAGAAATCGAATGTGAGCCTCTCCATTTTACAAGGAGTTGGGCACTGCCCCCACGATGACAGGCCTAAGTTGGTCCACGACAAACTTCTTCCCTGGTTGGATAATCTTTCTATAGAAAATTCAGTTGTATGA
- the LOC112172325 gene encoding uncharacterized protein LOC112172325 isoform X1, whose protein sequence is MACLPPLMTSSTAICSADCDDRRPYRSLRYDRWNGCDEKNTKSTGSKYQRRRRRRSLVLGSASSASASPRSHIYQQVLKAARQKFTQEISFQSKDKDVSLAKALLYIAAEDEAFMAFNREMDAFSIHNERKGVSGSSTPQDLAWNTVEGMQLAGKNIHEWQAELDAIAKEVEAELISKDIGCHLAQVLEAVNVVLFESRGFRRSPVLGDAKNSYLHLVLSSGSGIAIMLSIIYIEVCRRLSLTIVGSRVGEEFLIWPQTGYPEELFKVTSGHSLFAIVNGRCVEDPRSKASDLTSNSLSGLEIATNRDIIGIALANLVRLHWKHASRSTHGLMLTSPLRHVHNAHDKLYKITDSKAPLLRPRELRLAIMASERLLILQPHNWASRRDHGMMLYYNREYGKAVQELSICMAFAPEEEAEVLEPFVEKLHLLRLESSWKSLEHSSQLKVS, encoded by the exons ATGGCGTGTCTGCCGCCACTGATGACTAGTTCAACTGCCATCTGCTCCGCTGACTGTGACGATCGGCGGCCGTACCGGTCCCTGAG GTATGATCGTTGGAATGGTTGTGATGAGAAGAACACGAAATCGACAGGAAGCAAGTaccagaggaggaggaggaggaggagccttGTTCTTGGCTCtgcttcttctgcttctgcttccCCTCGTTCCCATATTTATCAGCAG GTTCTTAAGGCTGCCAGACAAAAGTTTACTCAGGAGATCTCCTTCCAGTCTAAAGACAAGGACGTCTCTCTTGCAAAG GCTTTGCTCTACATAGCAGCTGAAGATGAGGCATTTATGGCTTTTAATCGAGAGATGGATGCTTTCTCAATTCATAATGAAAGAAAAGGTGTTTCTGGCTCATCTACTCCCCAAGACCTAGCGTGGAATACTGTGGAGGGAATGCAATTGGCCGGAAAAAATATACACGAGTGGCAAGCTGAACTGGATGCTATTGCCAAAGAAGTTGAAGCAGAGCTAATTTCAAAAGACATAGGTTGTCATTTGGCTCAAGTTTTGGAGGCAGTGAATGTGGTTCTTTTCGAGTCAAGAGGCTTCAGAAGGTCACCCGTTCTTGGAGATGCAAAGAATTCATACTTGCACTTAGTTCTAAGCTCTGGAAGTGGAATTG CAATTATGCTTAGCATTATATACATTGAGGTTTGCCGAAGACTTAGTCTGACCATAGTGGGATCTCGAGTTGGGGAAGAATTTTTGATCTGGCCGCAAACTGGATATCCAGAG GAGCTGTTCAAGGTAACTTCAGGACACAGTCTGTTTGCAATTGTCAATGGAAGGTGTGTCGAAGACCCTAGATCAAAGGCATCGGATTTAACAAGCAATTCACTGTCAGGGCTTGAGATAGCTACAAACCGAGACATTATTGGGATTGCTTTAGCCAATCTTGTT AGGCTTCACTGGAAACATGCTTCAAGATCAACTCATGGACTGATGCTGACTTCTCCACTCAGGCACGTTCACAATGCTCATGATAAACTTTACAAAATCACTGATTCAAAGGCTCCTCTGTTACGACCCCGAGAACTCAG GTTGGCCATCATGGCTTCAGAAAGATTGTTGATTCTGCAACCACATAATTGGGCTTCGAGGAGAGACCATGGCATGATGTTATACTACAATAG GGAGTACGGGAAGGCTGTCCAAGAGCTTAGCATATGCATGGCTTTTGCCCCAGAAGAAGAGGCAGAAGTTCTTGAACCATTTGTTGAAAAATTACATCTGCTGCGGCTTGAATCATCATGGAAATCTTTAGAGCACTCAAGTCAACTGAAAGTCTCTTAA
- the LOC112172325 gene encoding uncharacterized protein LOC112172325 isoform X2 has protein sequence MAFNREMDAFSIHNERKGVSGSSTPQDLAWNTVEGMQLAGKNIHEWQAELDAIAKEVEAELISKDIGCHLAQVLEAVNVVLFESRGFRRSPVLGDAKNSYLHLVLSSGSGIAIMLSIIYIEVCRRLSLTIVGSRVGEEFLIWPQTGYPEELFKVTSGHSLFAIVNGRCVEDPRSKASDLTSNSLSGLEIATNRDIIGIALANLVRLHWKHASRSTHGLMLTSPLRHVHNAHDKLYKITDSKAPLLRPRELRLAIMASERLLILQPHNWASRRDHGMMLYYNREYGKAVQELSICMAFAPEEEAEVLEPFVEKLHLLRLESSWKSLEHSSQLKVS, from the exons ATGGCTTTTAATCGAGAGATGGATGCTTTCTCAATTCATAATGAAAGAAAAGGTGTTTCTGGCTCATCTACTCCCCAAGACCTAGCGTGGAATACTGTGGAGGGAATGCAATTGGCCGGAAAAAATATACACGAGTGGCAAGCTGAACTGGATGCTATTGCCAAAGAAGTTGAAGCAGAGCTAATTTCAAAAGACATAGGTTGTCATTTGGCTCAAGTTTTGGAGGCAGTGAATGTGGTTCTTTTCGAGTCAAGAGGCTTCAGAAGGTCACCCGTTCTTGGAGATGCAAAGAATTCATACTTGCACTTAGTTCTAAGCTCTGGAAGTGGAATTG CAATTATGCTTAGCATTATATACATTGAGGTTTGCCGAAGACTTAGTCTGACCATAGTGGGATCTCGAGTTGGGGAAGAATTTTTGATCTGGCCGCAAACTGGATATCCAGAG GAGCTGTTCAAGGTAACTTCAGGACACAGTCTGTTTGCAATTGTCAATGGAAGGTGTGTCGAAGACCCTAGATCAAAGGCATCGGATTTAACAAGCAATTCACTGTCAGGGCTTGAGATAGCTACAAACCGAGACATTATTGGGATTGCTTTAGCCAATCTTGTT AGGCTTCACTGGAAACATGCTTCAAGATCAACTCATGGACTGATGCTGACTTCTCCACTCAGGCACGTTCACAATGCTCATGATAAACTTTACAAAATCACTGATTCAAAGGCTCCTCTGTTACGACCCCGAGAACTCAG GTTGGCCATCATGGCTTCAGAAAGATTGTTGATTCTGCAACCACATAATTGGGCTTCGAGGAGAGACCATGGCATGATGTTATACTACAATAG GGAGTACGGGAAGGCTGTCCAAGAGCTTAGCATATGCATGGCTTTTGCCCCAGAAGAAGAGGCAGAAGTTCTTGAACCATTTGTTGAAAAATTACATCTGCTGCGGCTTGAATCATCATGGAAATCTTTAGAGCACTCAAGTCAACTGAAAGTCTCTTAA